The window TAGTTTTGAGTGTAAGGTATTGGTTGGATATCAAAGCTTCTAATATTGAATGTATCAAAGGTGAAAAAGTCTAAGAAGTTAAGAAATGACTTAATGTCACATATTTATACGTATTCTTTATCAAAAATACCATATTAAATCTAAAAAAGTATAATGCCACCAGCAACTAAAGTGTCGAAAGTAACAATGACAAGTTACTCACGTGATGTGGTGGCAACCATATTATTGtgatatcaattttattttatttattaaatataacaATGAGATGCcagtaattatattttttttataaaatttttttattcaaatgAGATGTTAATTCGAAATCAATCAAAGTTTTATTATGTATTTGTCTCAACTTAGAGACCGAAATTATCAAATCTATTCGATTTGGATCGGTAGAACCTTACATGAACTATGTCAAAAGCATATTCAATAGAGCTCTTCCGAAAATTATTTCTGTGTTTGATATTCGTTAGTAGATATCAAAGCTTAATTGAGAATAAAAGTTAAGAAATAAATTAATgtcaaatatttaaatattttatttagtttCAAAAGTAATCATATCATCTTAAATTTAGAGGGTATGATGCAACCAGCAACCAAGGTGTTGGAAGTAATCGATTTCATGACATCAAGATATCGATCATATGATGTCGATTATATTGATCATATGATGTTGAAGTGTCAATcattttattattcttatattaattttatttatttatatatgaacGGCTATAAGTTTTCTTCATATTTAATTCACTTGGACCAAAAATCccaacacaacaaatgaagacgaATCCTCTCAACATCACTCCAGAATCCCGTTCAACACGGAAAACCTTCGAGCAATGTCGCCACGACAAATCCGATTTCCTCGCTACACGCTATTGTGTCCCTAAAAATTCTCGAGTAATGGATCACCGAGTCGCGACGAAACGGGCAAAAGCCTGTCCCGACGGATCATTGTCACTGCAAAGGTCATGCATCGGCGACAAAAGACATGAAACACTGTCCTCTGAATCCAACGCTTTATCATCATTTTTGTCTGGATATTTATGCAATGTTTACGAATGCTTGACCTCACAATTCCATGGCCCACTTCAATCTATagttgcagagagagagagagagagagattcttcgCAGGCCTGGGCTTGGACTTTTTTCTGGGCCTATGGATCCATGCTTGGATCAGATAAGGCCGAGGTGCATTTGTTCGATAAAGGCCGGATGTGAGTCCTTTGAAAGAAGCATCGGCTGGCTATTGTATGTAGAGTAGAGGGTCTTCGATCCCTGTAGATGCACGTACGTATATCATCTGTATACATAATTCACTGTGAGAAGACTGCTTATGTGTAGCTTCATCTTGGCTATAAGCTTGTACGGTCGGTAATTGCTTTACATATGTACAGCATGTGATGTTTCTACATGGCTGTGGCGTTACAGCCCATCCTGCTAATAAGTGTAAGCATGTTGACTTCATTCAACACACCACGGCATCACGCATTCGTAGTTACCATGCGCCGCCACCCACACGGCATGATCATGGGAAGTAGGAGTGCACTCGGTCATCAGTGCCTACTGAAAACCACGCGATGGGGAATCACAATGACCACCACTTTTTACTGATGTCCTTCTCCCATCGTCTGTTTTTGACCTCCACACAAAGAAGCTCCGTGTTTCGCGCTCTTTCCGACCACCACAGCAAGTGCGGAACACCACGCGTTAATCATCACAGTGGTGGCCCGTAGTTAACCTCGTCGTATAAGCAGCACATGCAGAGGCCATATCTAAACTTGGTTGAGAGATGCAGAGACTACAATGAAGATGACATTAGATTTGTGAAACCAAAAGCTTTGCTTGCCACCAACTCCTTGGATCCGTTCCTTTCGAAGGAACCACGAGTCCAAGTCAAAAAAGATACCTCTCCACCACCTTCATTTGATTTCTTTGGGCGTAATCTTTTGGGCCCATTCTTCCTCAACACTGCGATTCTGTCATCGCTGTCGGTTTGTGGGAGATCGGCTTTATGCCTAGTGCAACTTAAGCTACGAACATGATGTGAACAATCACTGGAGATGTGCTGACCGCTGGTCTCTAATCCACAAAGCACGATTAGGAGCACTGATAATAATGCTTTCCGTTGGTGGTGTGTCCAACTCAACCAGATTATACGACCACCATTAGCCATCAGAAGCATCCGAAGCGAACAAATCTTTTGTAGTCATCCATCCAAAGCGTCATAATGGTCGGaagggaaaaggaaaagaaggatACATCCTCTGCTGCCAAAGGCGGAGGAGAGCTGAAAAGCGGAGGTGGTGGTGGGAATCCCTCGGCCCGGTCGTTGACTTGTGTGTCTGAAGCTTTATGGATGGAATTTTTGATCTGATTTCATTCTGCGATCCATGATGTGGAGGTGGAATCTAAAAGATCGATCCATGACACGTATGCTATATGATATGAATTCTAGAATCCATCACGATTGTGTTGGATTTGGTGTGGAAGGACCGGAGGCTGAAAGGATGGCAAACATGGCCACCTGTTTCTGTTCGACTAATACTTGTTTGGTTCTGCTTTGCCTCCTGCAAGAATCACTAGTTGATGCATCACGTCTTGTTTAGCATTCAAAACGCCAAGATGTGACAAACACATGCCCATCGATCCATTAAACAGTAGGGGCGACCTGTGCAAGTCATCATATGAAATGGCAGTCAGAATAATGGGGCTGACCTATTCAGGCTACGATCAAAAACAATAATAGAAAGTCATGGAGCATCATTCCACGTTTGTGCTTGTTTCTGCAAGTCATAAGATTCGACCAAGAGTACTCCTTGTGATGCCCGCCACCACAAAAGCTCTTCCACTCTATTATTTTATGTGCACTGATGAAAGGTCGATCTTTATACATATCCATCGAGATGAGACTAGATTAATCGAGCGATAAAGAAACAGATACGTATCATTCATTCAAAGAAGATTCGGATGGGAGAAGGATGAACTTCCCCTCTTCCAGCTAACTTCCATGGAagataaatcatatatatatatatatatatatatatatatatatatatatatatatatatatgcacatcgttctctcttgttCTTTCTTTCTCACGAGTAATTGATGGCTCCTTGAATTTGGTGTGGTGGCCAGTTGTGAGGCAGAGACGTTTGCTGTGGAAAGCGACGGAAATGTGAAATGTTGCGAGTGATGTGGGGTTGGGTGGAGAAAGGGATGGAAGTGTCTTTATATGCTTTTCCTTTCTTCCGTTCTTTTCGAGCCTAAAAAACACTTCCCCTCCATCATAGTAAAACTCGAGGAATTCCCAGCATGGTTTGTctcctttctttttccttcttgtaCACAACCTGAAAAATTGCAGAACGAGACGAGAAGGATTGGAAGACGACATTTAGGTGAACCACCAGAACTGCCATTACATACAGCAAAATACAACAAAGGCGGCGGTGTTGACTATTCCGTTCCTCTTCTTTTACTTGTTCTTTAGCCTCGTGTGACCTCTGTTGTAGGGCCCAGTTCCTTCTCGTGACTTTTGTTGTAAGGCTTAGTTTAGTTCCTTCTCACTGATGCAATCctcaaaatatttgtttgatgaggATGCGTTCGTCATTTGATTAAGATGCAACCCGTTCTTACCTCAACCACCGATTCATTCTACCAAACTTAGTAAGCGAGAAGCTTGAATTAATCTTCTCAGACGAGGATCTTTGCTTAGCAAATCCCAGACGTCGTTATGACTAATAAGATACGTGACATAATGGATTAGGCAGCGTGTTAGATCATTGTATACTGTTCTTGCGAGGCACCTTGccattggaattatctacgatttGCCGTCATTCGTTGTCCCGATCCATTAAGGTCGTGGTCGCCGCCTCCCTTCTTACGATTCATCGTTTCATCAATCCTCGATCTTGTATCTTTTGTTTGGCGATTACCTAATGACTTCTTGCACTGATGGCTTCGTTATGTTCCCTTCTCGTTGCTTGTCTTGTTTTTAACATCTAGGGTTCCTCTCGATGGTCGATGTTCTACCAAACAGTGTTAAGATCAATAggaaggggttggcttaggtgatGTCGCATATGTTCACGGCGCATATCCTGCACATTTACGATGGCGTTGCATGCGTCGTGCACGTATATACAGGAGGGGAATATAACAGCCATGCGACTTGTGCATACTCTTTTAGCATGCATATTAatttatttatgtttatgcaatattttaaattatttgaaagaaaaaaatatgcaTTACGTCATGAAGGAGATATACTTGCAAACATGATAAGAAGAATCGTATTTTGGTCGAGAAGACTACGATTGCACCGTGGCAACCAACCCTATGCTAGAGAAGCATGCACCAAGATGAAATAACAGGAGGCCATTACCTGCATATCTTTCGACATATTTGCTGTATTGATGACGAGCAACAAGAATAGTGTTATATGATTGTGGCAGGCAGGCGGCTGgaaatcataccacatattattcGTGTTAACAATCATAACATTGTTGATGAAGGCCAGCCGAGAAGGATTTACGAAATTTCCTTCATTGATTAGAACCATATTCTCAATGGTCTCATTCGGAAGTCGATGCAGCCCACTACAGTGGTCAAAGTTTGTGAACTGAAAACAACATTACACCTCAATCGGAAAACCAAACCGATGCGGAGGCTATGTGTATTATTTTCATACAATATATCTCGAGAGACCACAATAAGTTAAGAAGGAAACCGATAGCCTTCGCAGGTCCAAACCTACTCTCGTGCTTTGGTCCAAAGCTGATCAAGACAAGGATGGCGATCGTGCCGATTGACGTGCGGTGATTGCGAACCACGATGGCCCATCCTCCTGGTGTGACATGATGGATTCGCATGTTGGATCTGAAAGATCTAGCGAGATTAAGCATGCTAATTCTAAGTCATCCATTTTAGACCCAGGGAGGGAGGAAGGGACGCTGCGTGTTCCTCTTTATCCTTTTGCTGTTCTCATGGTCGGATTCATTATGGATATGGTGGAAGCAATATAAACGGAATCAAGCATTCTTGCACGCTTGTACTCTTCTTCCTCGGTGGAGATTACAGATGAGGTTTGTCATTATTTCCTATGGGCTGCCAAATTGGTATGGAAAGTGGCACGATCAACGGCGAGGAAGACGCAGGGTTTGAATGCCATGAGCTGTGGTTGGAGCAGACAACTAATCCATGATGTTATCATCAACTTGCTGAAAAATCATTAGTCAAGTCCACCAAAGAAGTCTACTACCGTTTCAAGGCAGGACGATGGAGATGGATTGTTTTTTGTTTCAGTCAAAAACGAAGGTTGCATGAGTCTTTGTTCTTTTCCCTATCAGTTACTCCTAACCCTAATCTTTCTGCTAATTCCCTGCTGACGTTTGGAGATATACATACAGCAAGCGAGAAGGTCAATGACATGCGTGCCGTGGAAGCCAATGTGGAGTTGTCAACGCATCCAACATCTTTGCTAGCATTAGTTTCTTTGATGTGTACATCACGAGAGAACAAAGACATTTATCTACCATGGATTATTTCTACGTCTTGGACTCGGCGTCTGTGGCCACCCAAGGGTCCGTTCCGAGCAAGGCCGCAGGGTATACACATCAGGTCGAAAGGAAAAGTCCGGATGGTAAAGGAGCCCTCTCGATGGGTTTCCCAAGGACGGAATCCACGAGGAAACCGACGGAGATGTTGTCACTTTTGATCAAAGTTGGAAGAGAGAGAGGACCACTGCAAGTGCATGCCGGGGGAGAACTCCGTCACCACCACAGGACAAAGCAGACAGCCATGGCCATCCCTTTCTGTTCTCCCATGCCGTCTCTGTGTTTGTATAGAGAGCGAGACAGAGAGAGGAGGCGGTCATGTCCGGCCCTACGTGACGTGATGGGTGGTGCGATACATAAATTTAAagcaaacctctctctctctctctctctctctctctctctctggggatGTCACCTTTTGGGCAAACCAATACATGGAAGGAAGCCATCAATCCACTACCCAAAAGCCAACCACAGGCGGCCACTGCTTTGCCCGGTCTTCATGTGAACAGCTAACGCAGAATGGCTTGAGAGGGACAAGTCCGCATGAAGATTTCTAAAGTTACCACACAATGACCTGACctggttttatatatatatatatatatatatatatatatatatatatatatatgagtgtaTGATAATTCCAACCGAGACAACAAATATGTGGTACTACGGACGGAACAATCGAACCTTATTATAATTCCACTTGAGATTggaatcaaaatttgatctttcCAGGTAGGAATTTCCATTCTGAAGTAGGGCATAATTTTCCTTCATCTAATGATCTCTTTAATCATGACAAGAAAGAAATTTTCCCTTTGTTGCAATAGACTATTCCTTCCAGATATGTATATGCAAGTAAATAACATAATTATCGTATCAACTCAAAAGATCATCAGAGAAATTTAACCGCTATATAGAAAATGCCACCAGGATTCGATTTAAGATAAAATTAGCTTATTTTAGTCAAAAGGATGTCATAAAAGCTATCATCATAGCTAATTTGACGACGAAATAAGACAAAGAATAAGCACAGATTTAAAATAAAGTGAATAAGATACACAATCAATTCCAAGAAGAAGTACAGTCATGCATGATAAGATTCCGATCCAGCAGCTAATTCTATTACGACAATCTTGTTTTTGTTCTTATATAACGTAAGATCGATAGTATGCATATTTGACTAAATTATAGATAGTATAAATTGAAGGTTGAATTTTATTTCCAGATGCAGTTCTTAGTCTGGTCGGCAAGTTAGGCCTAATTTTGGACAGTGTTTCCGATTGGATCTTAGCGTAGATTATAATTCAACGTGACGCATATACCATATAACCAGCAATGACCAACCACATAGTTTGAAGTCAATTTTCTACCCAAGATTTGATTATCCAAGAATAGGAAACCGCATATCATTATTTATCTTCATCGCGTATTTCGATATTTATTTGGTCTGCTCGCTCGATGAATCAATCCAGTGGTTGTGATGAGGCTGGACGAGATGACAGATTGATTGACTCTTGGGTTACCAAGGAATCGGTACCTTTGTTTATTGTTTGTTATATTGATAGTCCATTATGGCACTTTCATTATTGTAGGGTAGATTTATATTGCCTGATTCTGAAGTCACTATACTTTGTATACCTTTCTTGTCTTGCCTGGAAAGGAAGTCAAACTCAATCGAGAGCAGGAACAGCATGGCAAGTGCCGGATTGAGAGATCTTGATGACATTTGGAGGCAAAAGCACCACTCAGTGAGAGACATTAGATGGATATGTACGATTTCGCGTGGTGAAGCAGGTCATCAATCCCCTTCAATTTATGTGGCCCCTGCGCTCATCAATCTTCTCTCTCTCCTTATCCTCTGCTTCGCAGATATTTCACATGGAGGCTGCGATCACTCGCTATAAGATTGCAGCCCCATTGAAGGCTATATTTGTTCATTGCATCCCACCCCTTTCTATTTCATTGCTAATTGACCCCAAACCCACCTTATGGGCCCCACGTCAGTGGATTATACAATCGTACAAAACATCTCAATCGAATCGTCATCAACGTGCTCGATCATAGTTTAAGCTAGCATGCATTGTTAAAAGATGTTTTATATCTAAAGAAAATTATAGTCAATGGCCGAGAAGAATAAATATATTTCCTTGCAATAAGTTGTGATTAGCAGTAGATCAGGCTACCATTATCACGAGTATTAAGGTTATATATACTCTTCCCCTAGGAAGATGTTACGGGATCCATCACAATTAATCCTTCTTAATTGCTTGAACAACTATGCTTCTTCTACCCAAGTCCATCCTCCATTGCCCCTTCACTCAAGGCATCGGACCATGGAAGCTGACATATACTTGGCTCCAGATTCCCATTCCCGTTGATGTCACTGACCGTCCCATCGAATACAAGGCCGTGTGGATGAGGGGAGCTCGTGGCATCCTAATCTCCAAAGAGTTAAATGATATATCACCTGCTTGTTCTTTCCTTCATCCATTAGGTCTATGCATCATCGTGTTTCTCGTTCGGTGTTAGGTCGGGGAAAGGGCCAGTGTCAGACCACAAAGGTTCAACTCCCACGTAGTAGAGTTGGTTGAAGGAGGAAGGCTTGCGGAGTTGGCAAGGATGAGCAGTGTCAAGTAGATTGGATTAGATGATATGTAAGACCGGAAAGAGACAGGTGAGGTGAAGAGATACGTTGTCCTCTTTGGTTGGCTCCGGCATGGACGTACATGTGACGCCTTGGAGACCATGCCTCGCATGTGATGGAGCGATAGCGAAAGAATACACTAGGGGAAAGGAGACAAGTAGATTTCTAATAGAATGCAACGTGGGCGGTGGCGACAAAAGCCATTGCTCGCTAAGCCACGCCAACCCAAACCGAGCCCTCCCTTCCAATCCATTGCTGGGTTCACCGGCGAGACGTGAGAGGTTGTCTCCCGGAAGAAAAGTATTGATGCTGTGTCACCAGAAACTGGCGAGGGAGAACATGACAATTCGGTGAAACTTCATGATCCTTCATTTGCATTGCGTTGCACTGCATTGTCGTGGCTGAGGCTTCTTCGTTGAGCATATACAGCGTGAAGGACAGGTCTCCATTGCGTTTGATGAATCCTGGTCCACTGTGCTTTTTCAtcctatgcatgcatgcatgcacatgAATGAATACTTTCTTTTATCCCTCCTTTCCAAAGTCTTTTACTGCATGCAAGccgaagaagacgaagaaaaaaaaaagaagggctgATGCTGCTGGAGGCACGGAATTTTACGAGTCCCGAGGAGAGCAGgtgtgcagttaaagcaaagggaAACAGGTGAAAGGACTCGGGAACAGTACCCACCTTCCTTCCTCACGGCTCTCTGCCGGAGTTGCCGTTCCAGATGCAGTTCTAACGTAAGAACAAAAGCACCCACTTGGTATGCCCGCAGATGAATCGATGGCAATGGTTAATACTATTCATGGACAGATAAACTATGTACAGCAGCAGACACAAACAGAGCAGGAGCTCAAGAACAGTGATGGCAgatgcccctctctctctctctctctctctctctggacacAACTTTGTAGCTTTCTCTGCTGCATTTCCTGGTCTTGGCGTCCGTACAAATGGTGGTCAGTGGGTAGCAGAAGCATACGAATCATCATTACAAGACTATTCAGCGGTgtcaacgagagagagagagagagagagagaaaagaaaaaggaaaagagaggGGAGCATTAAAAGGGCGAGCGATCAGTGCAGCGACCAccgcatcatcatcatcctccatccatccatccttccttccttccttgagACCACCACTTACTGGGGATGGCGGACCCCCAGCACCGCCACGCTTCCGTGGTGGCCAAGGCACGGACACGTCCCCGCCGGCGACGTGATGTGGACGTGGCTCGGTTGGGTTCCTGCACGGACTTCAATTAGCTTTTGCCCGTACCGACTGAGTTTGCGGGAACTCTGTAATTGCTGTCCTGCGACAACCTGCGTtccatttttttctttccttttttttatcaaaacacAACCTTTCGACTTTATTCTTCTACTATATAAATCAGACCAAATCATAATATCTTACGTTCGCTTGATTTGGCTTCTTTTGGTTAAGTTCCCaaatgataatttatttgatttgatttgaatttCTTCATACACTGCATCAAGTCAGACCCTCTGTTCTGCTGACATcatattttatactttttttttatttttattcaaaaaataaacctAATATATTGATCGAACAGACACGTATGAAAATTTAGAATTGGTGTGTGGATCCGATTACAGACAAATTTCAGTACGAAAGGTTACAGAAGGCATCCAATCCGATAGCCTGTGGATTTCGTGCACCGAATCAATAATTAAACGCTTTCTAAATCttgattattttgtttcatcaacgAACTCAATCACATAAAAAATCATGATCTTTGTCTTAAATGGAGAGCTTAAAACTCTCCATTTAATATGTGTAATATGATTTTGTGATTTAAACTCTCGATTATTCCGCATAATCCGGTAATTAAAATGATCGTCCCTGTGACTTGTGATAACTTGCGATGGAAAGCATCCACGGATTTACTTGTCCCAGCGATCCAAACAAACATGTATTCTATATTACAATCTGTCTTTTACATTTGTAATGAGACAGAACGCCAATCAACTTCAGTAGAAAACGACACAGCTCGTCTGGGAATTCCCATCCATTCAGGCACTTCTCTCCGGCAGACAAAGCTGAAAAATAGATGCCCAGTATTACCTGCACGAAGCTGACAAAAACGGGCAGCATGAATTATAATAATGGACTGCGATCCCTCTCCTAACAATCCGCCTTTTCTTCTCGGCGGCAAGGATAGGATTCATCGTTCTAATCGACCGGATACGGAAAAAGCAATGGCTGAAAGGTGTGGGAGATAGGGCGACCCCCCAACTCCGTATCTCCTGTGCATCGTCTCTTCGCTGTTGGCTTGACCGCCTCTCTCCGGCGTCTTCATTGATGTCCGCAACGTGCGACTGTCAGTACCCAAACTCCGAGGAAAATTCATAATCAAAATAGTAACTCGTAACCTCATTTTCTTTACATGGTTTATCAGTAAACAATTACTCTGCCCGTTTTCTCTCGTCTCGTGAGTGTATAAATAGTGCACCACCACGCCTTCCTTACGCCATTTCGTCCATCTCCCATCTCATACTTTTCCTTCACCctcccccccttctctctctctctcgctctctctctctctcgctcgcgaaTGAATCTGTCCTCCTCCTCCGCTATCTACAGCTTATAGCAGCGGCGAGGCATAACCtagtggtggtggtgggagcCTGATTTGGATCGACCACGTACAGAAAAGATCATGGCCGTGCAAGCGCAGTATCCCTCCAATTTTGCTTTCTCCCCGGATTTCCGCGGCCGGTGAGCCAACCTTGCCTTCCCACTTTTACTTGCTATCGAGCGATTCATTCCTTGTCGCATGGGATTCCATATCCTGCATCCTGTGTACCTCTGCTCAGTTTAGGAAGGCTTATTACGTAATTGCGTCGATCATATAATTCCAAGCGTTTCGGTTTCAGTTTCTTTTCTCCGTACTATTACTTACCTTGGTTCCTTGCTTCAATATATATGCAGGGCCGGGAACAATGTAATGGAAGACCTCCAGATGCTGCTGGAACATCACGATATGTTGGGCCGGTACAGCACCCACCTCGGTGGCGTTAACAATGCCACCGTGTTCAGTGATCCCCAGAGCGAGCTTACATGCTTTGCCTCCGGGACGAGGAAGCGGGCGCGGGAAGAGCCGCCCGCGGTGGTGCTGCAATCTAACCTCGAGTCCGTCTTGCCGCCGTTCTGCTACCCTAACCTCGCGACGGTAACAGCTGTCCCGGAGAGGGCTGTTGCTGCCGCCTTATCCGCCCCCGGCTGTCATCAGACCCGCCTGCTCGATTCCGGCGGTACCTCCACCAGCGGTCGGCCCGCGTCCCCTCTCACCCAAGATCTCGTCTCCCATCTCTCTTACCAGAATGCCGAGATCGATGAACTCATCCGCCTTCAGGTATTACGACTATCTTATCCTCTTATTTTCCGTCTCTGCAAGTACTTTTGTTTGTTCTTTGTCTTTTACGGTGCCAAAATCATCAATATCTATATCCGTTTGAAGAGGGAACGACTGCGGAGTGGGCTGGAGGAGGTGCGGAATAGGCATTGTAAGGCGCTGCTATGGTGCGTGGAGCAGCGGGTGGCGAAGAGGCTGAGGGAGAAGGAGGCGGAGCTGGAGAATGCGCGGCGGTTGAACGCGGAGCTGGAGGAGACGGTGCGCCAGCTGACCGCGGAGACAGAGCTGTGGTTCGGTGTTGCCAAAAACAACGAGTCCGTCGCCGCCAGCCTGCGGGCTAATCTCGAGCAGGTCCTCCTCCACAACGCCGCGGCCGCCCAGGTCAAGGAGGGCTACGGCGACACCGACGACGATGCCCAGTCATGCCGTTCGGCGGTGGCGGATAGGAGGCACGCTTCGTCGCCGGCGACGGAGGCGGAGGAGGTCCGCCGGCGGCCGAGGGCGGCGTGCAGGTCGTGCGGCGAAAGGGACGTGTGCGTTCTGCTGCTCCCCTGCAGGCACCTTTGCTTATGCAAGATCTGCGAATCAATGATTGACGCGTGTCCAGCGTGTGGTTCCGCTAAGAACGCGTGCCTTCAGATCGCGATGTCGTGAAAATCTCGGCCGTCCGTTTCTGTCCCTTTTATGAGTCCTGTTATGTATGGACTTCTCTTTGTAAGACCTGCACATTTATTTCTTGCTAAAGATTTTCTAGATTTAAAGCATTTATGTTCTGTGGTTTTCTTATCACAAAATTAGCTCACGATGCATTTGTGTCTCTGCCTTCAAATTTGGGATTTGAAGGGATCTCTTCCGAGCGAACCCTTTCTTTGCTGTAGGAGGATTCTTTTAGCCTCTCCAGCTGTTGGGTATCCGATTACGGTGTTTGTATGGAGAATTATTTGAAGACTGCAGCATGATTATTATATGTCGATAATTATTATTGTCGTTTAGATGACCCTAATAAAGAGGGCCACGGGGGTGAGGCAGGGCACACAAGGGAAAGGGAAAGATCTCGTGGGGCCCGTCACGGACTGTGTACTATAGACAAGTAATGGATGGTGGGTTCAGGATATGCTCCATTATTATATAGGCTTTATAGCAGAGAATAATGACATGGGGGGAAACACCAAAAGTGGCAGTATTCTGGTTGTATTATATGATGCCGCCTCATGTGATTTGGTCAGGAGTTAATGGATGCTTAGTGTCATGGCTAAGCCGTGCAGGCCGACAGATGGGATGCACTGCACTCCGCCACTAATTTTGTTTGAGACAACCAAGGAAGAAGGTGTTGGGTGGTGTTTCATGGGGAGACTTCCTTTTATCTCATGCCATCCATTATTTCCGCACCGTGGTGCCATTATCACTTCCTCTTTTGCTTTTAGGTTTCGGGTGGG of the Musa acuminata AAA Group cultivar baxijiao chromosome BXJ2-10, Cavendish_Baxijiao_AAA, whole genome shotgun sequence genome contains:
- the LOC135624698 gene encoding probable BOI-related E3 ubiquitin-protein ligase 2, which gives rise to MAVQAQYPSNFAFSPDFRGRAGNNVMEDLQMLLEHHDMLGRYSTHLGGVNNATVFSDPQSELTCFASGTRKRAREEPPAVVLQSNLESVLPPFCYPNLATVTAVPERAVAAALSAPGCHQTRLLDSGGTSTSGRPASPLTQDLVSHLSYQNAEIDELIRLQRERLRSGLEEVRNRHCKALLWCVEQRVAKRLREKEAELENARRLNAELEETVRQLTAETELWFGVAKNNESVAASLRANLEQVLLHNAAAAQVKEGYGDTDDDAQSCRSAVADRRHASSPATEAEEVRRRPRAACRSCGERDVCVLLLPCRHLCLCKICESMIDACPACGSAKNACLQIAMS